The Pukyongia salina genome segment GAGCATGCAGATGCAGAAATTAAAACTGAGATGATCGCTCAAGCAAAAACCTATCAAAAACAAGGTAAAACAGTTTCATTTCTAGCTATAAACAAAAGAGTTGTAGGTTTTGTGGTCATTGGTGATAAGATTAAGGAAACCAGTGCTTCGGCTATTGGCTTATTGCAGGCTAAAGGGATAAACGTAATTATGCTCACAGGTGATAATTACCATACGGCTCAGGCTGTGGCTAAAGAACTGAACATGACAAACTTTAAGGCAAATATGTTACCCGAAGCTAAATTGAGAGAGGTGGAACATTTACAACGTGAAGGTAGGGTTGTGGCGATGGCCGGGGATGGTATAAATGATGCTCCCGCATTGGCCAAAAGTGACGTAGGAATTGCCATGGGAACAGGGACAGATGTTGCTATAAATAGTGCGATGATTACACTGGTTAAAGGGGATTTGCACGGCATTGTGAAGGCAAGGAATTTAAGTGATTCGGTTATGAAAAATATAAAGCAAAATTTATTCTTTGCCCTTATTTATAACACTTTAGGGGTTCCAATCGCAGCCGGTGTCTTATATCCGTTCTTCGGAATTTTATTATCACCAATGATTGCCGCATTGGCTATGAGTTTTAGTTCAGTTTCGGTAATAGGAAATGCCTTACGATTAAGAACCATTAACATATAATCTAAAACCAAACATTATGAAAAATTCGAACCATCATTCAAACAAGGGAAATTACAGGACATTCTTTCTAATGCTAGCGTGTTCATTTATCGCTATGTACGTTACAATGTATCTCAACACCTACGCTATAGATCATGTATGGTTTAGCTTAACCCGCTTTTTTATGACATGTTTAGGTATTTCAACTATGGCAGTAATAATGTGGCTTTTTATGCGAAAAATGTATACGAATAAGAGAAAGAATATTGCCATTCTAGCTGGAAGTACTTTATTATTTGTAAGTGCTTTGGGATTAGTGCGATCACAATCGCCTATTATTGGAGATATACTATGGATGAAAGCTATGATTCCACATCATTCTATCGCTATTTTAACCAGTGAAAGAGCAGATATCAAAGATCCTGAGGTTAAACAGCTGGCGGACGATATAATTA includes the following:
- a CDS encoding DUF305 domain-containing protein — its product is MKNSNHHSNKGNYRTFFLMLACSFIAMYVTMYLNTYAIDHVWFSLTRFFMTCLGISTMAVIMWLFMRKMYTNKRKNIAILAGSTLLFVSALGLVRSQSPIIGDILWMKAMIPHHSIAILTSERADIKDPEVKQLADDIIKAQRKEIEQMKKMIKRLENEK